The sequence CCCTTCAGTCATCCCCAAACCCGGCCACAAAGAACGGAACCCTTGTAGTAAACTCAAATCCATCAGGAGCCTATGTATTCCTGGATAATCTGTTTAAGGGTATTACACCCCTGACTCTTCCATCAGTCCAGCCAGGTCAACATATTCTGATAGTTCGGATGAATGACTATTCTGACGCAACCCGGCCGGTAACCATAACCGGAGGAAATACAACCGATATGATAATTGAAATGGTGCCAATTGCGCAACCCACAAAAGAACCGACACAAACACCCCTTCCAACACAAACACGGGCACCTGTACCACTTCTCGCCATTATCGGGGGATTATGTGCAGTAGGGTTCCTGTTCCACCGCCGAAATAATTAGGTGAGAAAAACTATCTCTTTTTTTCACGAACATGATGAGCATGGATAGGGTGGCTTGTCTGGGAATTGGTATTCTAATTATCCTGATTCTAATAGTGACAACATCTGCAGATGACAGAGTGACGAATTCTCTCCCTCAAGCCAACACTTCACCGGTAATTTTTACCTTTACTGCTGCAAGCCCGATAACATCTGAAGAAACGAATATTACGGTCAATTCAACTGACCGGTACAAGAAAAATTCATCAGTTGAGGCTTATTACAATAATATCAGCCAAGAGACAGATACCAGCCTGCCCCGTCTGATAATTCTTGGAATTCCTATGGAGTGTCATTTCTGCTGATGAGATTCTGGAAAATCTGGTTTACTCAATAATTGAAAAATCCTGATCCCCTGCCACTATATCATACACGACATGGAACCGGTCAGGTGAATAGGATCTCACAAACTTATAATCAATTTTTTGGGTAGGAAAGGATTTGAGCATATCAAGGTACTCATCCTCCCTACTGACCAGAGCATACAGGTGAATCATTCCTCCTGGTCGTATTAGTTTAAACGCTGCATCAAGAAATGCAACTGCGTGGAGTGGAAGATTCATGATGATCCGATCCGCCAGTCCAGGAATCATATCTGGAAGATGAACGGCATCAGCGAGAATTGGAACGATGTTAGTTACACGATTACGGGAGCAATTTTTGACCATAAGAATGACCGCTTCGGGATTCATATCACCAGCATATATAACGGATGCTTTTTTTGCGAGGGTGATTGCAAACGGACCTACTCCTGCAAACATATCGATTACCCGTTCTCCCGGATGCATCTGATGTAGAATGCGCTGCCTTTCTCCGGAAAGTCGGGCAGAAAAGTATGCAAGAGAGAGATCAATTGAGAAGCGATGGCCATATTCAGTATAATCTGTTGCGGTCGTGTCCATCCCTGCCAATAATTTGTATTTTTTTGTTCTGAACGGTCCATTAACTGCACTTTCGGCATAGAGAACCGTGTGATATGTTGCTTTTGATGCAAGGATTTCTCCAGCACCGGTAGGATCATCATCCTGCATGATGGCAATTCCTCCAACCTGTTCAAACCGGGGGAGCTCTTTCTGAATTGGAATAGGGGTAAGTTCCTCACATATTGCCCCATCGATGTTCTGGATTACCGGGATAAGGAGAAAATCACCCTCAGATCTGATTTTATAGAGCCGGTCAAGCAGACCTTTCTCGATAAGGTTTTTTCTTACCTGCTCACCTTCTGACCGGTGTACTTTCAGACACCAGCGTTTCGTCTGCATCCCTCATGTGTTATGGCCGGGCCGGTATAACAGATATGTATGGATGAGTACCTCCGCAGATTGCGTGATGGATCACTGAAATTATATGCACTTGAAAAGGAATTGCCACCAGATAAGGCCGTTGCAATTCGTCGCCGGTTTATCGAGGAAGAGACCAATACAAAGCTCGAGCACATTGGTGACCTCTCAATCAGTCTTGATGCAGTTGTAAAGAAAAACTGCGAGAATATGATCGGGACTATCCAGGTTCCTGTTGGAGTTGCTGGACCGATCACGATTCACGGAGAATATGCAGAAGGATCCTATTACCTCCCGCTGGCAACAACAGAAGGGGCCCTTATTGCATCAGTAAACCGGGGATGCAGCCTCATATCAGCAGCCGGAGGAACTGAGGTCAGAATTTTAAAAGATGGTATGACTCGTGCCCCTGTCTTTGCAGCAGACAGCATAATCCATGCAAAAACAATATGCGACTGGGTCATGAACCACCAGGATGAGATCAGAGCAGAAGCAGAAGCAACCACCAGGTTTGGAAAACTGACCTCCATTGATGTAACAACGGGTGGGACATCAGTATTTGTCAGGATGGCATTCTTTACCGGCGATGCTATGGGGATGAATATGGTTACCATTGCATCAGCAAAAGCAGCGGATCTTATCAGTCAGAAGACCGGAGCACGACTGATCGCACTCTCAGGAAACTGGTGCACGGATAAAAAACCCGCATCAATAAACGCTGTGATGGGAAGAGGAAAGACAGTATCAGCCGGAATACTGCTGACAAATGAGTTGATAGAACGCGTTCTGAAAACAACCGCTTCATCCCTTCTTGAAGTCAATGCACGAAAAAATCTGGTAGGCTCTGCACGGGCTGGCTCTCTGGGATTCAATGCTCATGCAGCGAATATCATTGCTGCTATGTTTATTGCGTGTGGGCAGGATCCTGCTCATGTTGTTGAGGGGTCACTATGTATCACAACAGTTGATTCAGCACCAGATGGTGTATACGTTTCAGTTACTCTTCCCGCTCTCCCGGTTGGGACAGTAGGGGGTGGAACCGGCATAGATACACAGGCAGAGAGCCTCAGGATGCTTGATGTTTTAGGAAGTGGAACTCCACCAGGATCCAATGCTAAAAAACTGGCAGAGATCATAGCATCCGGGGTACTTGCCGGAGAACTGTCATTACTTGGTGCTTTAGCGGCACAGCACCTTGCCCGGGCCCATAGCACCCTTGGAAGATAATACACATGTGTCTTCTCAGCAACTCTTTCTTTTCATATGGTACATCCCTATGGTATGAAATCAGATGGGTGTAACAAGCCTGCAATATACAGGATAATTCTGTATGGCATTTTCCTTATGGGGCTGGTGCTTAGTATGATCCCAATGGTGTGTGCAGATTTTCCTGAGACACATTACTGGAATCCGTATGAGGGTTGGGATATTGAACTATCATCTGTTGCTGGAATAGGACTTTTTCCAACAGTCGAAGTAGACTGGACACCAGAACCAACAAGTGAAGTGCCGAAGAAAGTCTCAAGTGATTCCTGGGTAAAACTCGCATATTACCCACATGGATCCGAAGCTGGACAACCTGCAATTCTCGCCGGATATGTTGGTGGCAGAAACTATAATGCCGATGTGACTATTACGGGAAAACTGAAAGTAGATGATCCATTCCACGATATTGTGACAATTAAAGCACAAGAGAACGGAGTCTTTGTATGGGCAGTTCCGGATGATCTGAACACAGTTCCATATTTCCAGGCTGTGGCTACAGTAAGTGGAACAACAGCAAAGTCAGAGATCATTCAGACCACCGGGTTGAGCGGATATGTTCCGGCAGAGTCATCAGTACCGGCATCACAGACCACTCCAGTTTCAAAACCGACAACACAGCCCCAGGATTCATCACTTCCGGTCATCACCAGCCTGACCATTTCTGCTGATAACCTGCGTCCCACTGTTGGAACGAGTGTCCAGGTATCAGGAAGACTTGTAGATTCATCAGGAAAAGGGGTACCACGAGCGTCGATTACCATCGAAGTACCAGATTATGGCACTGATTTCCTCCCGCTCCTTGATACGACAACAGATGGTGACGGGCGTTTCTCAGGAACCATTAGCACATGGGAAGGCGGAGTTGTTCCGGTGCGGGCAGTGTTTGAAGGCGATGAGAAGTACATGGCATCCACCAGTAATACTCTGACATTTTCAGCGACAGACTCAAAAACAGGTAGCACCGTGATGGGGCTATAATCCTTTTTTCATTATTTCATAAACCAGACATCAGGGAAGGGAATCGTCTGGTCCATAAGCAGATACACAATCTGCGGAACAAAAACAAGAATTATTACCAGCATCCGGATAGGAGTAGATTCAATCTTCCGGAAGGAATAGATAGTAATTCCAAGCAGAATCAACGTTGCGATAATCCATGGGATGGTTAATGAAGCAGGAGCACCAGTCCGAATCGAATCAACGATGTAATTGACCAATGAAGTACAGGCTATTGTCCCACAAACTAATGAGATGCCTGCAAAAATGAGATCTACAAGAATTATTGCCCGGCCTTGTGATATCACGATGAAAGATACAAACTCTATGAATATAAAATGTATGCAAGGATAATCAGATTATCCCATAATGTTTGAACTCATACTGGTAATCTTTGCCTCCACTTCTGCCTTTCGTTCTCCTCTGGACAATAACGAGTAATTATCAGGCGTCATCTGAAGAGCCAGTTGAGTTTTTACAGACGTCGACTGTTTTTTTTCTATTGTACCTACCTCAATATTCTCATGGATAAAACGATATTCCGGAAGGTCTGTTGGTGTACTTACAAGGACCATAACGGCAACATCATATGCATTATTAGACCCGGTATTTGTAATATCAAGTATCACATCATATGTCAGGGTAAAGGTATCAGGAGATGCATTTACCTGCGTAATTGTAGGAACAATGTTTATCTCCGGGGTTGTGTAACTGGCACAACCAGCACAGAGGAGAAAGCCAACAATCAGAACAGATATACATATAACACTGGTAACCGGCTTCATGATTCTCTCCCAAGTTCCGTAATTTTTACTTCAATTTCGGTCAAACGATCCTCACACTGCCTGACAAGGATAGTTCCCTGTTCATACAGAGTGATCATTTCATCAAGACTGGTATTGTTATCCTCAATTTTTTTTACTATCTCTCTTAGTTCACTAATAAGTTCTTCATACTTTTTTGTCATGATTCACCTGCATAATGCTTGCATCCGCTGTTCCATCAACAAATCGCATCCGGACTAAGTCACCAGGAGAGAGATCGGAACATGAACGGACCACCTTTTCTCCAGCCTGGACCAGACAGAATCCTTGCCTGAATAGTGCTTCAGGTCCCCGTGCTGAAAGAAGAGCAGACAATAATTCTAATTCTGCTTTTTCTTTTTGAGTCCTTACAGTCACTCCAGATGAGAGTCGTTCAGATAGCTCAGCCAGAAATGCCCGTTGCTCTGGAAGTTCACGTTTTAGAAATGTGGCTGGGTGTTTGCCATCAAGTCTGCCCCGAAGTTCAACAAGATGTGTGTATGCATGACTTTTCGATACAAGTGCCCCACGAATCAGTCGATCGGTTATTTCCACAAGGGATTCGCGTTTTAATCCGATTTCTCTGAAAAGACGGGCTGATGAGATACGATCCCTGACACTATTTATATCATCCTGCGCCGATTCATATCGATTCAGGATTTGCAAAAACATCCTTTTCTTCAGATGGTGAAGGTTTTCAAGTTCCCCCTGCCTATCCGGTACACATTGTTCTGCTGCATGAGATGGAGTTGATGCGCTTACATCAGCAGCAAGATCAGCAAGAGTGATGTCTACTTCATGCCCAATGGCTGCGATAACCGGAACAGGACAGGAGACTATCGCTTCAACAACACAGGGATGATTAAAAGGAAAGAGATCCTCATAACTCCCGCCACCACGACCAACTATCAGAACATCTACCATATTCTGAACTCTTTTTATGGCTTGTGCAATGTCTTCATGGGCAGAGCACCCTTGGACCATCGCAGGAGAGAGGATTATTTCTGCAGAAAACCTTCCAGATATAACGTTCCTGATGTCATGGATTACCGCGCCGGTTGATGATGTCACGACACCAATTCTAACTGGATATTTTGGAGGTTGTCTTTTCCGTTCCTGACTAAACCACCCTTTCCCTGCCATTTCCCTGCGCCATTGCTCAATTAATAACGCTCGTTCTCCAGCCCCGGAAGGTCTCATCTGAGATATTTGAAAAGAGTATCTGCCACCAGGTTCATAATGCGTAACTGAGCCATACGCAGAAACTTCCATACCGTCTTTTGGAGTAAAATCAAGATATCGTGCCGCATTCTTCCAAATAGCACAGGATATTACAGATTCCTTTCCAGATACCTGCTCAGAGAGAGAAAAATACAAATGACCAGAACTGTGTTTTTTAAAATTGGTAATCTCTCCAGATATCCAGATATCCTGAAGATCTTTGTGATCCAGGAGTCTGGTGATAATTTTTGACACTTCAGAGACCCGGAGTGATCGTGGTCCGCTGGATTTGTTCCATTGGTCAAGTGTTACCTGATCCATGATCGCCTGATCGATTATCTTCATCCGGATAGATAATCTCTGGTAATGGACATTTCGTTCTCAAGTATGTTCTTCCATGACGCGTCAATGGAAGATATTTTTCAGGCACCCGGACTCTGTGGATCTGACACCCTTGAATTCTGGTTAGAAACTCCGGATTTCTGGTTGAATGGGTTAAACATTGAGAGCCTAAAAAAGTGGATTGCCATGTATCCTACAAAGATCCCGCTATCAGTTCATGCACCGGTTCTTGACCTGAATCCATGCTCAATAAACCCTGACGTCCGAGAAGTTTCTATTCAATGGATTATCCGGTCAATTTATCTTGCAGAACAAATAGGAGCATCTATCTGCACGATTCATCCAGGAAGGAGAACTGCAAAACGACCTCCCAGTATTACTGATTATCAAAGACTAGGGCATATGCTTGATTGTTTGGAAGAAATTGTTGACGATCTGTCAGTTAAAGTAGCCATAGAAAATATGGAACCAGCGGTAAATGCACTTTTGACTGCTCCGGATGAAATCATGAAGCTCCTGGACGAACGATCCTGGCTCTGTTTTACATTTGATTTTGCCCATGCTATGGACAGCGGACCTGATATTGTTAGATCATTTGTAGAGATTGGAGAACCTGAATTGGTAAATATTCACCTTTCCGGAGGAAAAAATGGAAAATTACACGGACCTGTATCAGGAGATACGAAAGTCAGCACATTTTTGTCGAAAATTAAAGAAAATGGGTATAACGGCCAGGTAACTCTTGAAATTAATGACCTGGTTTTACCAAGAGAATTATCATATTCAGATAAAATTACATTTATGGCTCAGGAGATTGCATGGCTGAAAAAATCTATGAGATAATATCCCTCTCATAAGACACGCACCCATCAAAATCTGGATGAAATGCAATTTTATTAAAAATAGCCCTATATTCAGAATTTATATTGCGGATGGGCAGACGAGAGAGGACTCAAGTATCTCACTTATGGCGAGGATTTTTCCAACATTGTTTTAGAGGTATCTTTTTCTTTTTGTTAACAATATCATGTAAGAACAGTAAGACAGAGGTTCATGAATGCCATGGCACCTGTGGAAAATCAATTAGTCTATGCCGTATTCCGGCGTGATTGGTGAATGATAGAATACTACCTATACTTAATTATTTTCTTGTTTTGCCTCATTCTGTCCGGATTTTTTTCCGGCTCAGAAGTTGCATTATTCTCAATAACCAGGGCAAAGGTCAGAACCCTTGTCAATGAAAAAGAACAAGGATCAGAAGCCCTAGCAACCCTGAAAAAAAGTCCGGATCGATTTCTGATCACCATTCTTATCGGCAATAACATTGTAAATATTCTTGCGGCATCTGTTGCAACAGCTGTATCAATTGGATTTTTTGGTGAAACAGGGCTTGCCGTATCAGTAGCTACAATTGTCGTTGTGATATTACTGCTTATCTTTGGAGAGATATGGCCGAAAATGTATGCGACAAGAAATGCTACCAAGCTGGCTTTACGTCTCTCTCCATTTATTCTTCTTCTTTCACGATTCTTCTCACCGGTGATTTACATATTTAATGCTCTGGCCGGAAAGATGACCGGGGCAGGAGCTTTTGCTCATCATATGATCACTGAAGAAGAGATCAAGGAATGGATTGATGTTGGACAGGAAGAAGGAACAATAGAAAAAGACGAGCAGGAGATGTTGCACTCGGTTTTTGAATTTGCTGACACCCGTGTGCGCGAAGTTATGACACCCAGGATTGATGTTGTCATGATTGAAGATACTGCAAGTTCAGATGAGGCATTGGACATCTTCAAAACAACCGGTTTCTCCCGCTTGCCGGTTTGGCATGAAAATATCGATACAATCCGGGGAGTGCTCAATGTCAAGGATGCAATTTTTTCAATGCTTGAAAAACAGGAAGGACGATCTATTGTCGATTTGCTATCTGAACCCCTTTTTGTCCCGGAGACAAAGAATATTGATGACCTGCTGCGGGAATTACGTGTCAAAAAAACCCATATGGCCATCGTTTTAGATGAGTATGGGAGCTTTGTTGGAATTATTACGGTTGAGGACATACTTGAAGAACTGGTCGGAGACATTCTTGACGAATTTGATACCGAAGAACATGAACTAGTCAGAGTTGCAGATGATGTGTATTCGGTCGATGCCAGGATGTGGGTTGAGGATCTCAATAAGGAACTCAACCTTTTCCTGCCGATGAGTGAAACCTATGAAACGATAGCAGGACTATTTATCGAACGGCTGGGAAATATTCCCCGGATTGGCGATGTATGCGAATTACCTGAAGAAGGAGTCCGACTGGTGGTAATACAGATGACCGGAAAAAGAATCAATCGTTTAAAATTAATCCGTATTCCACCTCTTCTCACAAATGAAGAACAGGAGAAAGAGGGATGAAGCAGGGAACCTTCGTTGTCCTGGCATCAGGAAGAGGATCAAATTTTCAGGCTATCATTGACCGGGTGAAGGAAGGATCCATTCATGCACGATGTGTCTGTCTCATCACCGATAATCCGGATGCGTACGCTATCACACGAGCAAATAAAGCAGGAATTCCACATGAAGTCGTCTCTTATAAATCATTTTCAGATAAAATCCGATATGAAGAGGCTTTGATGGAAGTAATTGCGCGGTATAATCCGGATCTCATTATCCTGGCCGGTTATATGCGTCTGTTAGGCGACAGGATTGTTGATACATACCACGGAAAGATGATAAATATCCATCCTTCTCTCCTTCCTGCTTTTGCGGGACTTCATGCACAACAGCAGGCACTTGATTATGGGACAAAAGTAGCCGGATGCACGGTCCATTTTGTAACCAGGGATATGGACGCAGGGCCGGTAATTATCCAGCGAACAGTCCCGGTCCTGGATGATGATGATGAAGAGAGTCTTTCTTCCCGAATCCTGATTGAAGAGCACCAGGCGTACCCAGATGCAGTCAGGCTCTTTTTCGAGCACAGATTGAGAATTGAAGGGCGTAGAGTTAGAATATTGCCTTGAAATATGAGTCGAAGATATCCGCGTTCTGATAGAAAGCATATAGCTATGGAACGGATCTTGATCTTGTTTTCCCAGGCTGAATCTTTCTTTCAGTGGGATCCGGAATATAGTCATCACTGTGTCAGACAAGCCCGTCTGATTGCCATGAAGGAACGGATACGGATTCCTCCTGAACTAAGGAGAAGATATTGCAGAAAGTGCAATTCATATCTGGTTCCCGGGAGGACTGGAACAGTTCGAATATATCGGGGGCGGGTCATTATAACCTGCCTCTCCTGTGGATGGCACCGCAGATTTCCAATAAGCAGGAGCAAAAATATCAATGGAAAAGAAAAAGCAAGCGAATCCCGCATTTCATGATCTGAAACCGACTATATGGGTTGGAAAACAGGGAATAACCGACACAATAATTGATGAGATCAAGGGACAAGTAAAAGTCAGAAAAGTAATCAAGGTAAAGTGGCTTGCATCAGTTGATGTCGATCCAATATCTGTTGCGACAGAAAGCAAAACAAAACTCCTTCAGGTCCGTGGAAGAACCATGGTCCTTGGAGATCCTCAGATGTTCCGATAATCGGAACCTCGAAATATATATGAATACTACACGCGTATAAGTAGAGACTACTATCCGTATTGAGAGTGTGGACTATCGATGACTACTGTATATGATGTTCCGGCTGACAAGCTCATCGCAAAAGCGGCAACGGAACTGAAGGAAAAAGCCGAAATAACCGCGCCTGAATGGGCACCATTTGTAAAGACCGGAACACACCGTGAGATGCCTCCGGAAGATCCGGAATGGTGGTACACCAGAGCAGCAGCTGTTCTCAGGCGTGTATATGTTGATGGACCGGTCGGTGTTGAGAGAATGCGCTCGGTTTATGGCGGTAAGAAAAACCGTGGATCAAAACCGGGCAAGTCTGTAAAAGGAAGTGGCTCTATCCTGCGTAAATCACTTCAGCAGCTTGAAGCAGCTGGATTTGTTGCAAAACAGAAGAACGGTAGAGTCATTACTCCAGCAGGAACTTCATTCCTGGATGGAATAGCCTATACAGTCAGTAAAGAAAACCAGTGATTGGTGTTGGTGAAAAAGATGGGAGAAGACGAGCTGGCAGAAATCCGTCGAAGAAAAATGGCAGAAATGCAGCAACAGGCTGCAGTACAACAGCAGGAGATTGACCGTCAACAGCAGTATGATGCGCAGATGCAGATGGCACTCATGCAGATTCTTGAGCCGGAAGCCAGGGAGCGACTCAATACCATCAAACTCACCAAGCCTGATTTTGCACGGGCTGTTGAGCAACAACTGGTAATGCTCGCACAAAGCGGCAGAATCAAGGCAAAAATAACAGATGAACAATTGAAGGTCATCCTCCAGCAGGTGACCCCGGCAAAACGGGAATTCAATATCAGGCGGAAGGGATGAAGGCCGGCGTCCTCTTTTCAGGTGGAAAGGACAGCTCTATTGCTGCCATTCTCCTCTCCACCTGGTATGAGGTCGAACTGAATACCTTTCTCTTAAGCCAGAATGCCAGTATCACAAACGTAAAGGAGGCTGCTGCGTCACTTGGGTTTCCTCATCATGTGCATACATTTGGAGAAGATTTCCTGCATGAAATTGTTGACCTCATTGTACAGGAAGGTTTTCCAAATAATGGAATCCAGAAGGTTCATCGTGAAGCAATCCGGGAACTTTGTGGATTATATGATGTGGTAGCTGATGGGACGCGGTTTGGTGATCGGGTACCCCTGCTTTCCGATGATGAAATCCGAAGTATCGGAGATCGATATGGATGTTCCTATATCAGGCCTCTTATCGGATTTCCAAAACGTGAGGTAGAGAGACTTGTTTCCCGGTATCTCACGGTATCATATGGAGAAACAGGAGAGATCAAAAACGGGGATTATGAAACTGGGATCCGTGAAGAACTCATAAAAAGAGGTCTTTCTCCCGCTCAATACTTCCCGCCTGCCCATCAGCAATCCCTCATTACCGGCAGAAAGAACAATTCATAGGTGTATCATGAGCAAACTGACAAAGTGCCGAAAGATTCGGTTATCTAAAAAGACCACTCAGAACCGCAGAGTTCCCCAGTGGGTTATGGTAAAGACAGCCAGAGCAGTAATGGCCCACCCACAGCGTCACAGCTGGCGGCGGAGCACCCTGAAGGTGTGATTATCCATGGTTGAGAAACTTCAGGAACAGATGTATGTAATTCCCCTTGGGGGAGTAAAGAGAGTGCCACGATGGCGCCGGAGTGCAAAAGCAATGAAAGATATCCGTGCATTCTTGTGCCGCCACATGAAAAGTGACGATGTTCGCCTTGGTCAGGATATTAATGAAAAGATCTGGTCAAGGGGAACAGAAAAGCCACCTGCAAAGGTCCGCGTTCGGGCAATGAAGCTCGAAGACGGGCATGTTCAGGCTGAGCTGGCTGAGGAGTAGATGGATCGTTTTGTCTCGATAGCCGGAGATCCCCACATAGGCGTTTTCACCCGCGTATTTGACGATATCGCGGTTGTTCCACCAGATGCACCAGAGGAACTCATTCAGCAGTATCAGGAAGCTCTCAAGGTTGATGTTATCCGGACGACGATCCAGAAAAGTCCGATTATCGGATCTTTGCTGGCTGGTAACAATCATGGTCTGGTCATCACCGGTATGGCATCCGATGAAGAGATCGAGATCCTTTCAGAATACCGAGATCTGATGCTACTTGAGGAGGGCATGAATGCTGCAGGAAATGTCATTCTAGCAAATGATTCTTTTGCAGCAGTTCACCCGGAAATGGAAGAAGAACTCATGGAAGCATTGAGTGAGTTTTTAAAAGTCCCGGTAATCCCCCTTACCCTTGGTGAGATAAAAACCGTAGGAATGGCAGCTGTTGCAACGAATGCGGGTGTTGTTGTCAGTCCCCGAAGCACTCCAGGTGAGATAAAAATACTGGAAGAAGTCTGTGACCTGCCTGTAGGTAAAGGAACTGTTACCATGGGGAATGCAATGGTCGGAACCGGTCTTGTTGCAAACCGCCACGGATACCTGGCCGGAGTCGGGACAAGCGGATATGAACTCGGCAGAATTGAAGATATTTTAGGTTTTGAGGAGGAATAAAGATGGAAGAGAAGAAATTTGAAGTAAAAGGAACCTATCAGGAGAAGCGT comes from Methanospirillum hungatei and encodes:
- a CDS encoding 50S ribosomal protein L31e, whose translation is MVEKLQEQMYVIPLGGVKRVPRWRRSAKAMKDIRAFLCRHMKSDDVRLGQDINEKIWSRGTEKPPAKVRVRAMKLEDGHVQAELAEE
- a CDS encoding DNA-binding protein, with protein sequence MGEDELAEIRRRKMAEMQQQAAVQQQEIDRQQQYDAQMQMALMQILEPEARERLNTIKLTKPDFARAVEQQLVMLAQSGRIKAKITDEQLKVILQQVTPAKREFNIRRKG
- a CDS encoding DUF7411 family protein; amino-acid sequence: MKAGVLFSGGKDSSIAAILLSTWYEVELNTFLLSQNASITNVKEAAASLGFPHHVHTFGEDFLHEIVDLIVQEGFPNNGIQKVHREAIRELCGLYDVVADGTRFGDRVPLLSDDEIRSIGDRYGCSYIRPLIGFPKREVERLVSRYLTVSYGETGEIKNGDYETGIREELIKRGLSPAQYFPPAHQQSLITGRKNNS
- a CDS encoding translation initiation factor IF-6, which translates into the protein MDRFVSIAGDPHIGVFTRVFDDIAVVPPDAPEELIQQYQEALKVDVIRTTIQKSPIIGSLLAGNNHGLVITGMASDEEIEILSEYRDLMLLEEGMNAAGNVILANDSFAAVHPEMEEELMEALSEFLKVPVIPLTLGEIKTVGMAAVATNAGVVVSPRSTPGEIKILEEVCDLPVGKGTVTMGNAMVGTGLVANRHGYLAGVGTSGYELGRIEDILGFEEE
- a CDS encoding 50S ribosomal protein L39e, producing the protein MSKLTKCRKIRLSKKTTQNRRVPQWVMVKTARAVMAHPQRHSWRRSTLKV